Proteins from a genomic interval of Paenibacillus sp. RC334:
- a CDS encoding ABC transporter permease — MRLKGLSSRGYHLILFVVAMIVCLFLVLPLVIVVITSLNSTAYSAFPPKGLSLRWYENLLSQPQFLRAFGNSVFSSACATLLALVAGTLAALAIQRFEFPGRNLLRALFMSPMVVPKIALGVAYLILFSKLRIAGGLFALILGEAVTIMPFVLSIIGSTLANVRREHEEAASDLGAGPLRVFFTVTLPQIRLGLLMSGAIAFIFTFDQVETALLILRPENNTLPIELFLYMEKWQDPTIAVVSTLMLLIALALFFGLKLILRSVPEVQRVLERKEN; from the coding sequence ATGCGCCTTAAAGGTTTATCCTCACGCGGATATCATCTGATTCTGTTCGTCGTTGCAATGATCGTTTGCCTGTTTCTCGTGCTACCGCTCGTCATTGTGGTGATTACTTCACTCAATTCTACTGCCTACAGCGCTTTTCCGCCCAAAGGCTTGTCGTTGCGTTGGTATGAAAATTTGCTCTCGCAGCCCCAGTTTCTTCGTGCGTTCGGTAATAGTGTTTTTTCTTCCGCTTGCGCCACATTGCTTGCCTTAGTAGCGGGTACGCTGGCTGCTCTGGCCATTCAGCGCTTTGAGTTTCCCGGACGCAATCTGTTGCGGGCCTTATTCATGTCGCCGATGGTAGTGCCTAAAATCGCGCTGGGCGTTGCCTACTTGATTTTGTTTTCAAAGCTTCGGATTGCAGGCGGCTTGTTTGCCCTTATTTTAGGAGAAGCGGTCACGATTATGCCATTTGTATTGAGTATCATAGGCAGCACGCTGGCTAATGTACGCCGGGAGCATGAGGAGGCTGCCTCAGATTTGGGCGCGGGTCCGCTGCGCGTATTTTTTACGGTAACCTTGCCACAAATACGACTAGGGCTGCTAATGAGTGGGGCTATCGCTTTTATATTTACATTTGATCAGGTAGAGACGGCACTGCTCATTTTGCGACCTGAAAATAATACCTTGCCCATTGAACTCTTCCTCTACATGGAAAAATGGCAGGACCCAACCATCGCGGTTGTTTCAACCCTCATGCTGTTAATTGCGCTGGCGCTGTTTTTTGGCTTAAAGCTAATTCTGCGCTCTGTGCCTGAGGTACAGCGGGTGCTGGAACGGAAAGAAAATTGA
- a CDS encoding ABC transporter permease — protein MNRLAHRVVDWISPKGKSWVTPLLLLLPSLLLMGFIFIGSLLIFARYSLDSFEGGRLQSAFQWTAYRTFLTDPYYWKVIRDTFWLTIRVTLISLLLAYPLAYYTARIRSSAWRQTVLMIMFLPLLVSAVVKSYAWLVLLSRQGLLNWLLIRTGITETGLEMTFNETGVIIALVHIFLPFMVIPILSVLVQQDSMLKAAAHDLGAGSLRTFLTITLPLSVRGIVSGVQIVFTLCLTAFTTPALIGGGRVMTLPTFIYQRTLDTNWPIAAVASLFLIIASTLVVWLLNRLGDFLTFQRSGKGGAADAP, from the coding sequence GTGAACCGACTGGCTCACCGTGTAGTCGACTGGATTTCGCCCAAGGGCAAATCATGGGTCACACCCCTATTGCTACTGCTGCCGTCCCTCCTGCTGATGGGATTCATATTTATCGGCTCGTTACTTATATTTGCCCGCTACAGCCTGGATTCATTTGAAGGTGGGCGGTTGCAATCCGCTTTTCAATGGACAGCGTATCGCACATTTTTAACCGATCCTTACTATTGGAAGGTCATCAGGGACACCTTTTGGTTGACGATCAGGGTGACACTCATAAGCCTGCTGCTTGCATATCCGCTGGCGTATTATACAGCACGTATTCGCAGTAGTGCCTGGAGGCAAACTGTGCTAATGATTATGTTCCTTCCCCTGCTGGTCAGTGCGGTGGTCAAGTCTTATGCGTGGCTTGTTCTTTTGTCCAGACAAGGGCTTTTGAACTGGTTGCTGATACGGACAGGCATTACAGAAACAGGGCTGGAAATGACCTTTAATGAGACAGGCGTCATCATTGCGCTCGTTCATATTTTTCTTCCTTTTATGGTTATACCGATTTTGAGTGTGCTGGTGCAACAGGATAGTATGCTCAAGGCAGCAGCTCATGATCTTGGCGCTGGAAGCTTGCGCACATTCCTGACGATTACGCTACCTTTGTCGGTACGTGGAATCGTATCCGGTGTGCAGATCGTATTTACGTTGTGTCTGACCGCTTTTACGACGCCGGCACTAATTGGAGGCGGGAGAGTAATGACCTTGCCTACCTTTATTTATCAGCGGACGCTGGATACTAATTGGCCGATTGCCGCAGTAGCAAGTCTGTTTCTGATTATCGCTTCGACTTTGGTTGTATGGCTGCTGAATCGGCTCGGAGACTTTCTTACGTTTCAACGCTCCGGAAAAGGAGGTGCTGCGGATGCGCCTTAA
- a CDS encoding ABC transporter ATP-binding protein, with product MSGVEHQIAIEVRDVVKRFGDHAAVNQVSFRVRQGEFISLLGPSGCGKTTLLRMLGGLEMPDQGTILLSGADVTRIPAYGRNTNMIFQQLALFPHMDVYKNIAYGLKMKGTSKGEIRKSVERVLELVQLPGFGTRKVSQLSGGQAQRIAIARALINQPQVLLLDEPLSALDAQLRLDMQRELKRIQRESGTTFIFVTHDQEEAMNVSDRIGVMRDGVMLQYGTPDEIYERPADRFVAKFIGDTNLLPSRVLGHEGDLTIVETAGEAITVHIGQGQQPSSLRDQGHISIRYEYVRIGSEAEGLRNRLTGVIRDVRYGGTMLRYTIEPDGVSEFPQLTAHVPHFPGKPRFSPGETVTIGWEPQDAVFLSDRGEGGV from the coding sequence ATGTCCGGAGTTGAACACCAGATTGCGATTGAAGTACGGGATGTCGTGAAGAGGTTCGGCGATCATGCGGCCGTCAATCAGGTATCCTTTCGTGTGAGACAGGGGGAGTTCATTTCTTTGCTCGGTCCCAGCGGCTGCGGGAAAACAACGTTGTTGCGGATGTTGGGAGGACTTGAGATGCCCGATCAGGGTACTATTCTTCTCTCTGGAGCAGATGTGACCCGAATTCCGGCGTATGGACGAAATACGAACATGATTTTTCAGCAGCTTGCACTGTTTCCGCATATGGACGTATATAAAAACATTGCCTACGGCTTGAAAATGAAAGGAACATCAAAAGGTGAAATTCGGAAAAGTGTGGAGCGAGTTCTGGAATTAGTTCAGCTTCCCGGCTTCGGCACCCGCAAGGTTTCACAACTGTCCGGGGGGCAGGCCCAGCGTATAGCGATTGCACGCGCCTTGATCAACCAGCCCCAAGTGCTGCTGCTGGACGAGCCTCTGTCTGCGCTGGATGCGCAGCTACGACTGGACATGCAACGGGAGCTAAAGCGGATTCAGCGGGAGTCAGGGACCACCTTTATATTCGTGACCCACGATCAGGAGGAAGCCATGAACGTATCGGACCGGATCGGTGTTATGCGTGACGGGGTCATGCTGCAATATGGCACGCCGGACGAGATTTATGAGCGCCCCGCTGACCGATTTGTCGCTAAATTTATCGGTGATACCAATTTGTTGCCGTCCCGTGTGCTGGGGCATGAAGGAGACCTGACGATTGTTGAAACGGCAGGGGAAGCCATTACCGTCCACATCGGGCAGGGTCAACAACCGTCGTCGTTACGCGACCAGGGCCATATCTCGATCCGCTATGAATATGTGCGGATTGGTTCAGAGGCTGAGGGTCTGCGCAATCGGCTTACAGGCGTGATTCGGGATGTGCGTTATGGCGGCACGATGCTGCGCTACACTATAGAGCCGGACGGTGTGAGCGAATTCCCGCAATTAACAGCGCATGTCCCTCATTTTCCGGGAAAACCACGATTTTCTCCCGGTGAAACGGTAACTATCGGGTGGGAGCCGCAGGACGCTGTCTTTTTATCTGACCGGGGGGAGGGAGGCGTGTGA
- a CDS encoding extracellular solute-binding protein gives MISGGKHTDQVRTLVTSNDQLKNLLISGEALVAPFSSQTAQTWINDEGAPLAVAIPKEGFVSFPYSLQVVKGSTPEQTRVANEIINELLKPENLTKYAEATGTPVTSTAAQVPDKYKNDPSFSVAEQKKGLNPDWSAMAQGASEWKDLWDRLVKTKLQ, from the coding sequence TTGATTTCTGGGGGGAAGCATACGGATCAGGTACGCACGCTCGTAACCTCCAATGACCAATTGAAAAACTTGCTTATTTCCGGCGAGGCGCTGGTAGCACCATTCAGTTCGCAGACGGCTCAGACGTGGATTAATGATGAAGGCGCTCCACTAGCAGTAGCTATTCCGAAGGAAGGTTTCGTTTCCTTCCCGTATTCCTTGCAAGTGGTCAAGGGCTCGACGCCGGAACAGACACGTGTCGCTAACGAGATCATTAATGAGCTGTTGAAACCTGAAAATTTGACCAAATATGCTGAGGCAACAGGTACTCCGGTAACAAGCACTGCTGCTCAAGTACCTGATAAATATAAAAATGATCCATCTTTCTCTGTAGCTGAGCAGAAAAAAGGCTTGAATCCGGATTGGTCAGCCATGGCCCAAGGAGCTTCGGAGTGGAAAGACCTGTGGGATCGTCTGGTCAAAACAAAACTGCAATAA
- a CDS encoding extracellular solute-binding protein — protein sequence MKRFSKTLGSVSVILAASMLLLTACGSSSSTSQATNGNSDGEQKIKLSMFIWAGANQDVVPKEVVADYVKKHPNVQVDFVESSNSVMYPKMVAGQKADPNNPVVNFGYFNADASAKGLNDDMWEPLDPSIVTHMKDIPEQYHTKDNRGIVWGVTNFALVYNKDLVKTPPTSWSDLWDNPQFKDKVALWDYMFYSYIAPVIELKGKELGATYDKPEAAFDFWGEAYGSGTHARNLQ from the coding sequence ATGAAACGATTTTCAAAAACGTTAGGTTCCGTATCTGTTATTTTAGCTGCGTCTATGTTGCTGCTGACAGCGTGTGGCAGCTCGTCATCCACTTCACAGGCCACCAATGGAAATTCGGATGGAGAACAAAAAATCAAGCTCAGCATGTTTATATGGGCGGGTGCCAATCAGGACGTGGTTCCCAAAGAAGTAGTTGCGGATTATGTGAAGAAACACCCGAACGTTCAGGTTGATTTTGTGGAATCATCCAATTCTGTTATGTACCCTAAAATGGTGGCAGGGCAAAAAGCCGATCCCAACAATCCGGTTGTCAACTTCGGTTACTTTAATGCAGACGCTTCCGCCAAGGGGCTGAACGATGATATGTGGGAGCCGCTGGACCCGTCCATCGTAACCCATATGAAGGATATTCCCGAGCAATACCATACCAAGGACAATCGCGGCATCGTATGGGGAGTAACAAATTTTGCACTCGTATATAACAAGGATTTGGTTAAAACTCCGCCGACAAGCTGGAGCGATCTTTGGGATAATCCGCAATTTAAGGACAAAGTGGCTCTTTGGGATTACATGTTCTATTCCTACATTGCTCCAGTCATCGAATTGAAGGGCAAGGAACTGGGTGCAACCTATGATAAGCCAGAGGCTGCCTTTGATTTCTGGGGGGAAGCATACGGATCAGGTACGCACGCTCGTAACCTCCAATGA
- a CDS encoding hydantoinase B/oxoprolinase family protein produces the protein MNSELKTDRVFLEIFKNRVQAIVEEMANVVLRTGFTAFVKETGDFGTYLLSPQGETFGCPLDTGYSLSLGIPAGDVISSIGQWNKGDIVICNDPYSTGGMATHLPDVYLLKPFFHEEQIMAFGLCFIHSSDVGGKVPGSVSPSSYDIYQEGLRLAPVKLYEAGVLNEAILRIFLDNCRIPDQNWGDLRALMAALNRGERRLKELVERYGISRVENGIEDVLVYAETRVRQMIQDIPDGEYEFWDYIEKGPGGYPVRLRCKMVVRDDGIFLDFKGTDPQVRASFNIPTLNKQGHYYLVPALIRYFRTLDPSIPWNSGMVRMITNDAPSGTLLNPEAPAAIGARAATFIRLMDVLTGTLSQAQENKLPAAGAGQAAIVMLAMTDPVTGGRKVGVVQPICGGSGARPMKDGIDGMDFAVGHLRNIPAETVEADMPILIERYGLLPDSAGAGTYRGGCGIDLQLKVLSPDTVLTARNMERMEFQPWGRLGGKAGAYGTAVKNLGQPSEEHTGRIDELLLQPGDTVAFFSQGGGGYGSPYKRAPEAVARDVRNGLVSKDAAYEQYGVVFNERQVDLDATQKRRSAVHSSMDEQQSFHFGSAREQFESTWSDEMQLAIGAALTVYPLALRDYLKRCAMKDIDERFHKGEQVQAIEVAEIMAAIHRTIAAL, from the coding sequence ATGAACAGCGAGCTGAAGACGGACCGCGTATTTCTGGAGATTTTTAAAAACAGGGTGCAGGCTATCGTCGAGGAAATGGCTAATGTTGTTTTGCGCACCGGATTTACCGCTTTTGTCAAAGAAACAGGTGATTTCGGCACGTACCTGCTTTCACCCCAGGGCGAAACCTTTGGATGTCCACTCGATACAGGTTACAGCCTGTCGTTAGGTATCCCTGCGGGGGATGTGATTTCATCCATCGGACAATGGAATAAAGGCGATATTGTCATTTGTAACGATCCGTATTCGACGGGCGGTATGGCGACACATCTGCCGGATGTCTATCTGCTGAAGCCCTTTTTCCATGAGGAGCAAATTATGGCCTTCGGGCTGTGCTTCATTCACTCTTCTGACGTGGGGGGCAAGGTACCGGGCAGTGTGTCGCCCAGCTCATACGATATTTATCAGGAGGGGCTGCGCCTTGCGCCAGTGAAGCTGTACGAGGCCGGTGTGTTGAACGAAGCCATTTTGCGTATTTTTCTTGATAATTGCCGGATTCCTGACCAAAACTGGGGCGATCTGAGAGCTTTGATGGCTGCACTGAACCGCGGAGAACGACGGCTTAAAGAGCTGGTAGAGCGCTATGGGATATCCCGAGTAGAGAATGGCATCGAAGATGTGCTTGTTTACGCCGAGACACGGGTTCGTCAGATGATTCAGGATATTCCGGACGGAGAATACGAGTTCTGGGATTATATTGAGAAGGGTCCGGGGGGGTATCCGGTTCGACTGCGCTGTAAAATGGTGGTCCGGGACGATGGAATATTTTTGGATTTTAAGGGGACAGACCCGCAGGTGAGAGCATCCTTTAATATTCCGACCCTTAACAAACAGGGGCATTACTATCTGGTGCCAGCACTCATTCGATATTTCAGGACACTGGACCCCTCGATTCCATGGAATTCGGGGATGGTGCGGATGATTACGAATGATGCTCCGTCGGGTACTCTGTTGAATCCGGAAGCTCCGGCTGCGATCGGAGCGCGTGCGGCTACATTTATCAGGCTGATGGATGTGCTGACAGGTACGCTGAGTCAAGCCCAGGAGAACAAGCTGCCCGCTGCTGGTGCCGGACAAGCGGCGATCGTCATGCTGGCTATGACTGATCCAGTCACGGGTGGGCGGAAAGTAGGCGTGGTGCAGCCGATTTGTGGAGGCTCGGGAGCCAGACCGATGAAGGACGGCATTGACGGGATGGACTTTGCGGTCGGTCATCTGCGCAATATTCCTGCGGAAACGGTTGAAGCCGATATGCCTATCCTGATCGAACGGTACGGGTTGCTGCCCGATTCGGCTGGGGCGGGAACCTACCGGGGAGGCTGTGGAATTGATTTGCAGTTGAAGGTACTCAGTCCCGATACGGTGCTGACTGCCCGTAATATGGAGCGGATGGAATTTCAGCCGTGGGGGAGACTTGGGGGGAAAGCTGGTGCCTATGGAACAGCTGTTAAAAATTTGGGACAGCCATCCGAGGAACATACCGGGCGAATCGACGAGCTTTTATTACAGCCGGGGGACACGGTGGCGTTCTTTTCCCAAGGCGGAGGCGGGTATGGGAGCCCTTATAAAAGAGCTCCCGAGGCCGTCGCACGGGACGTACGCAACGGATTAGTATCCAAGGATGCCGCTTATGAGCAGTATGGAGTCGTATTCAATGAAAGACAGGTAGATTTGGACGCTACCCAAAAAAGACGCAGTGCCGTTCACAGTTCAATGGATGAACAGCAATCTTTTCATTTTGGCTCGGCTCGTGAACAATTTGAGTCCACCTGGAGTGATGAAATGCAGTTGGCTATCGGGGCGGCGTTAACGGTGTATCCGCTGGCACTTCGGGATTACCTCAAACGATGTGCAATGAAAGATATAGATGAGCGATTCCACAAAGGCGAACAGGTACAGGCTATTGAAGTGGCAGAGATTATGGCAGCCATCCATCGTACGATTGCTGCTCTCTAA